From a single Ruegeria sp. HKCCD4315 genomic region:
- a CDS encoding acetate/propionate family kinase, whose amino-acid sequence MTHVVTLNAGSSSMKFGLFELTNDDPIMVCTGAVERIGEGDPLVKAKSSDGSVLATGTAGEIHDHAAALDWVLNLLARSFPNSEVTAFGHRVVHGGPNIDAPLPLTEAAIEALDKLSPFAPLHQPHNLAGAKAAMERFPDAVQIACFDTAFHRNHPWENDVFALPREYYDKGVRRYGFHGLSYEYISDHMAKTAPLLHEGRVVVAHLGNGASMCAMIGGRSVGSTMGFSALDGLPMGSRCGQLDPGVVLYLMDQEGLSADEISDLLFRKSGLLGLSGLSNDMRTLEKADTPESRQAISYFTFRIRRELGAMAAILGGIDALVFTGGIGENSRLVRDRVCSGMGWLGIELNPDANADNDLIISTDLSRVVVMAIPTNEELMIARAAADLLARRPHLKTA is encoded by the coding sequence ATGACGCATGTCGTGACACTGAACGCTGGATCGTCTTCGATGAAATTTGGTCTGTTCGAGTTGACCAATGACGATCCGATTATGGTTTGCACCGGAGCAGTTGAACGGATTGGCGAGGGCGATCCGCTGGTTAAGGCGAAATCTTCAGATGGTAGTGTTCTTGCAACCGGCACTGCCGGCGAAATCCATGATCACGCTGCGGCCCTGGATTGGGTGCTGAATCTGCTGGCGCGTTCATTTCCAAACAGCGAGGTGACTGCATTTGGGCATCGTGTTGTCCACGGTGGGCCGAATATCGATGCGCCGCTGCCTCTTACCGAAGCTGCCATAGAAGCGCTGGACAAGCTGTCTCCGTTCGCACCCTTGCACCAACCGCACAATCTGGCCGGGGCGAAGGCGGCGATGGAACGTTTTCCTGATGCCGTTCAGATCGCCTGTTTCGACACAGCTTTTCACCGCAATCATCCTTGGGAGAATGACGTCTTTGCCCTACCGCGTGAGTACTACGACAAGGGCGTCCGTCGCTATGGCTTTCACGGGCTGAGCTATGAGTACATCTCGGATCATATGGCAAAGACAGCACCACTTTTGCATGAAGGGCGAGTGGTCGTTGCCCATCTGGGCAACGGTGCATCTATGTGTGCAATGATCGGGGGCCGATCTGTCGGTTCGACCATGGGGTTTTCGGCTTTGGATGGGCTGCCGATGGGCTCGCGTTGTGGCCAGCTTGATCCCGGTGTGGTGCTGTACCTGATGGATCAGGAAGGGTTAAGCGCCGACGAAATCTCCGACCTTCTGTTCCGGAAATCGGGGTTGCTGGGCCTTTCGGGGCTATCGAATGATATGCGCACCTTGGAAAAGGCAGACACGCCCGAAAGCCGTCAAGCGATCAGCTATTTCACATTCCGTATTCGGCGGGAACTTGGGGCCATGGCGGCCATTTTGGGCGGTATCGATGCCTTGGTGTTCACCGGAGGGATCGGAGAGAACTCTCGCCTGGTACGTGACCGGGTGTGTTCCGGAATGGGGTGGCTGGGGATCGAGCTGAACCCGGATGCGAATGCGGATAACGACCTGATCATCTCAACCGATCTGTCCCGGGTTGTAGTCATGGCGATCCCGACGAATGAAGAACTGATGATTGCCCGCGCTGCAGCGGACCTGTTGGCTCGCCGCCCGCATCTGAAAACCGCTTAG
- a CDS encoding citryl-CoA lyase — protein MSDVSDWWTTSIIDMEPGRIDLRGEPIQNLIGNVSFSEMIWFMVRGDRPSDAQARLFEAALVAAVDHGPQAPSIATARMAVTCGLPLNNAMASAVNMLGDIHGGAGEQAVTLYHFVAEHPGGLEQALDDWIKSEGKILPGFGHRFHTPTDPRAPRLMAMVSNAVQDQACDGRFMRIGQAIEVELAKRKGKPVPMNIDGATAVIYAELGFAPPLARGLFCLSRSVGILAHAWEQMQQGGRNKGPTPPAYRWTYKPT, from the coding sequence ATGAGCGATGTTTCCGATTGGTGGACGACATCCATCATCGACATGGAGCCCGGCCGGATCGATCTGCGCGGTGAACCAATCCAGAACCTGATCGGAAACGTCAGTTTCTCGGAGATGATCTGGTTCATGGTGCGCGGGGATCGTCCTTCGGACGCGCAGGCCCGATTGTTCGAGGCCGCGTTGGTCGCGGCAGTAGACCACGGCCCACAGGCCCCATCAATCGCCACGGCCCGCATGGCCGTGACCTGTGGTCTGCCCCTCAACAACGCGATGGCAAGTGCCGTAAACATGTTGGGCGACATTCACGGCGGCGCTGGTGAGCAAGCCGTTACTCTCTACCACTTCGTGGCGGAACATCCTGGTGGTTTGGAGCAGGCTCTGGACGACTGGATAAAAAGTGAAGGAAAAATACTACCGGGTTTTGGCCACCGGTTTCACACCCCAACGGATCCGCGCGCGCCGCGTTTGATGGCAATGGTGTCAAACGCGGTACAGGACCAAGCGTGTGATGGTCGGTTCATGCGGATTGGACAGGCGATCGAGGTGGAATTGGCTAAACGGAAAGGAAAGCCCGTTCCGATGAACATAGATGGCGCAACCGCTGTTATCTACGCCGAACTTGGTTTTGCGCCCCCGCTGGCGCGTGGTCTGTTCTGCCTGTCCCGATCTGTTGGAATTTTAGCCCATGCGTGGGAACAGATGCAGCAAGGAGGCCGGAACAAGGGCCCGACCCCACCCGCCTATCGCTGGACCTATAAGCCTACATGA
- a CDS encoding CoA transferase gives MTEPLAGIRVLDLTNVLAGPYCCYQLALMGAEVIKVERPGGGDLARVLGADPNRNKAGMGISFLAQNADKKSVTLDMKSEKGKALLKRLVQTADVLVENFRPGVMDRLGLGYDELREVNPNLIYCAISGFGQDGPRRDDPAYDQIVQGISGVMSITGEPDTAPYRVGYPLADTVGGMTAAFAVSAALNANPRGTFLDIAMSEAVISTMGWVVSNFLVGGVTPAAHGNENTTSAPSGTFATLDSPINIAANRDEQWQALARHLGRDDLLNNPDYATREDRKQNRHALREALEQTLRTRPATDWVRELNAIGVPTGQVLTVPEALADEQLSGRGLIGSVRVQSEDMKLAGSPVVVDGTRRMPQSAPPELGADNNAIWSEIGLSNAEIEALNKEGVI, from the coding sequence GTGACTGAACCTCTGGCAGGAATACGGGTTCTAGATCTGACAAATGTCCTTGCGGGTCCGTATTGCTGCTATCAACTGGCGCTGATGGGTGCCGAAGTGATCAAGGTCGAACGCCCCGGTGGCGGCGACCTTGCCCGCGTTCTGGGCGCTGATCCCAACAGAAACAAAGCGGGCATGGGGATCAGCTTTCTGGCGCAAAATGCTGATAAGAAATCGGTAACGCTCGATATGAAATCGGAAAAAGGCAAGGCGTTGCTGAAACGCCTTGTCCAAACCGCCGATGTTCTGGTCGAAAACTTCCGACCCGGTGTGATGGATCGGCTTGGTCTGGGTTACGACGAATTGCGTGAGGTCAATCCAAACCTGATTTACTGCGCCATCAGCGGGTTCGGTCAGGATGGCCCGCGGCGGGACGATCCGGCTTATGATCAGATCGTTCAGGGCATCAGTGGCGTGATGTCCATCACCGGGGAACCAGACACTGCACCCTACCGCGTTGGCTACCCTTTGGCAGATACGGTCGGCGGGATGACGGCCGCTTTTGCCGTGTCTGCTGCACTGAACGCGAACCCGCGAGGAACTTTTCTGGATATTGCGATGTCCGAGGCTGTTATTTCCACTATGGGTTGGGTCGTGTCGAATTTTCTGGTTGGTGGTGTTACACCCGCAGCGCATGGAAATGAAAACACAACGTCTGCCCCATCGGGTACGTTTGCGACGCTCGACAGCCCAATAAACATCGCTGCAAACCGAGATGAACAGTGGCAGGCCCTTGCAAGACATCTGGGGCGGGACGATCTGCTAAACAACCCCGACTACGCAACCCGCGAGGACCGCAAACAAAACCGTCATGCCTTACGTGAAGCGCTAGAGCAAACTCTTCGAACCAGACCGGCAACCGACTGGGTTCGAGAACTTAATGCCATCGGCGTACCAACCGGGCAGGTTCTGACCGTTCCCGAAGCTCTTGCCGATGAACAACTTTCTGGGCGTGGCCTGATTGGCTCTGTGCGGGTTCAAAGCGAAGATATGAAGCTTGCGGGAAGTCCCGTTGTCGTGGACGGCACGCGGCGCATGCCACAAAGCGCGCCACCTGAACTGGGGGCTGACAACAATGCGATCTGGTCTGAAATCGGACTGTCCAACGCAGAAATTGAAGCGTTGAACAAGGAGGGGGTCATATGA
- a CDS encoding tripartite tricarboxylate transporter permease: protein MLEGLLIGLQTAFSIQNLLMVIAGCLIGTFIGMLPGLGPMSIIAIMIPVAISMGDPSAALILLAGVYYGAIFGGSTSSILLNAPGVAGTVASSFDGYPMARQGKAGKALTIAAIASFAGGTLGAVLLMVFAPALSSVALLFHSAEYFALMVVGLSAIAAFAGTGQVAKAVIMTVLGLIMATVGEGALFNLPRFTMGIMDLQSGFGFITLAMAMFALPEALFLVLKPKDLKGDDGEIKDLRITKAEAKAIAPVVGRQSVQGFFIGVLPGAGATIASFLGYAVERNIAPKEEQEEFGKGSIKGLAAPETANNAACTGSFVPLLTLGIPGSGTTAILLGALIALNVTPGPRLMLDEPQIFWAVIMSMFIGNLVLLVLNLPLIPYIAKVLSVPRNYLIPFILFFTLMGAYIGQNNATELLILVGFGVCATALKFADYPLAPLLIGFILGGMMEDNFARSMQLYDGIAFIWERPMTLGLLVIAALLVLLPSYRARRARARAAGVAEGD, encoded by the coding sequence ATGCTTGAAGGACTTCTGATCGGCCTGCAAACGGCATTCTCAATTCAGAACCTGCTGATGGTCATCGCAGGATGTCTGATCGGTACATTCATCGGAATGCTGCCGGGCCTGGGCCCGATGTCAATCATCGCCATCATGATCCCGGTTGCAATTTCCATGGGTGACCCTTCAGCCGCGCTGATCCTGTTGGCCGGGGTTTATTATGGCGCCATCTTTGGCGGCTCGACTTCTTCAATCCTGCTTAACGCGCCGGGGGTCGCGGGTACGGTGGCCTCCAGCTTTGACGGCTATCCAATGGCCCGACAAGGCAAAGCAGGAAAAGCCCTGACCATCGCGGCCATCGCAAGTTTCGCGGGCGGCACTTTGGGCGCGGTCCTTTTGATGGTCTTTGCCCCTGCCCTGTCATCCGTGGCCTTGCTCTTTCACTCGGCAGAGTATTTTGCCTTGATGGTGGTTGGCTTGTCAGCCATTGCCGCCTTTGCGGGCACAGGTCAGGTGGCGAAAGCTGTCATCATGACGGTTTTGGGCCTGATCATGGCCACTGTCGGCGAAGGTGCGCTGTTCAACCTGCCGCGTTTCACCATGGGCATTATGGATTTGCAATCAGGCTTTGGCTTCATCACGCTTGCTATGGCCATGTTCGCTTTGCCCGAAGCACTTTTTCTGGTCCTCAAACCAAAGGACCTGAAAGGCGACGATGGTGAAATCAAGGACCTGCGGATCACCAAGGCCGAAGCGAAAGCCATCGCGCCTGTGGTCGGCCGTCAATCTGTTCAAGGGTTCTTCATCGGCGTTCTGCCAGGTGCAGGCGCTACTATTGCCAGCTTTCTGGGTTATGCGGTCGAGCGCAACATCGCCCCGAAAGAGGAACAGGAAGAATTCGGAAAAGGATCAATCAAAGGTCTGGCCGCACCCGAAACAGCGAACAACGCCGCGTGTACCGGTTCATTCGTGCCCCTACTGACGCTGGGCATTCCCGGCTCTGGCACGACGGCGATCCTGCTTGGCGCTTTGATCGCCTTGAACGTCACGCCCGGCCCGCGTCTGATGCTGGATGAGCCGCAGATTTTCTGGGCCGTGATCATGTCGATGTTCATCGGCAACCTCGTTCTGCTGGTGCTGAACCTGCCGCTGATCCCTTACATCGCCAAGGTTCTCTCGGTTCCGCGCAACTACCTGATCCCTTTCATTTTGTTCTTCACGCTGATGGGGGCCTATATCGGGCAGAACAACGCAACCGAGCTTTTGATACTTGTTGGCTTCGGTGTTTGCGCCACGGCGTTGAAATTCGCTGATTACCCGCTTGCTCCACTGCTGATCGGTTTCATCCTTGGTGGGATGATGGAGGACAACTTTGCCCGCTCGATGCAGCTCTATGATGGCATCGCCTTTATCTGGGAACGCCCGATGACTCTGGGTTTGCTGGTCATCGCAGCACTGCTTGTGCTTCTGCCCAGCTATCGCGCGCGTCGTGCACGGGCGCGGGCGGCTGGGGTTGCAGAAGGTGACTGA
- a CDS encoding tripartite tricarboxylate transporter TctB family protein encodes MALDRWIALILLGVCLTYGYAAWFTMDSSLPPFMQRNPIWPSTFPKVLSVLGIITTTIILLGFEKAEPKEADIDYRRLGEYHLDQALMLLALMVIYALCLRPVGFLISTSAFLILGSFILGERKWHIMLPVAFIATGAVWYLVQEVLGIYMRPLPGIFGG; translated from the coding sequence ATGGCGCTGGACCGCTGGATCGCGCTCATTCTTCTGGGTGTGTGTTTAACATATGGCTACGCTGCCTGGTTCACGATGGATAGCAGCCTGCCCCCTTTCATGCAGAGAAACCCCATCTGGCCCAGCACCTTCCCAAAAGTGCTGTCGGTTCTGGGTATCATCACCACCACGATCATTCTGCTGGGTTTTGAAAAGGCCGAGCCCAAAGAGGCTGATATCGACTACAGAAGGTTGGGTGAGTACCACCTTGATCAAGCGCTCATGCTCCTCGCTCTGATGGTGATCTACGCGCTTTGTTTGCGCCCTGTTGGGTTTCTGATCTCGACCTCGGCTTTCCTGATCCTGGGATCGTTCATTCTGGGCGAACGTAAGTGGCACATCATGCTTCCTGTCGCTTTCATCGCGACAGGTGCCGTCTGGTATCTGGTGCAGGAAGTTCTTGGCATCTACATGCGCCCCCTGCCGGGCATTTTCGGAGGCTGA
- a CDS encoding tripartite tricarboxylate transporter substrate binding protein: protein MTTFTLGRRALIAAVAAIGLTGPALADGHQVVDSIHFLIPGGAGGGWDGTARGTGEALTNAGLVGTASYENMSGGGGGKAIGYLIENADSNHGTLMVNSTPIVIRSLTGVFPHNFRDLTLVSGTIGDYAAIVVGKDSPINSMDDLLAAFDADPGGTAIGGGSVPGGMDHLVAAMVMEAAGKDALGVKYIPYDAGGKAMAALLSGEIAALSTGFSEAVDLANAGEVKIIGVTSEERVDAAPDAMTMKEQGIDTTFVNWRGFFAAPGLPEDKLAAYQAAIAKMYDTPEWEEVRARNGWVNIHNSGDDFQSFLEQQEQQIGDLMKKLGFL, encoded by the coding sequence ATGACGACATTCACACTGGGCCGCCGCGCCCTGATTGCAGCTGTGGCCGCAATTGGCCTGACTGGGCCGGCGTTAGCTGACGGCCATCAGGTTGTGGACAGCATCCACTTTCTGATTCCCGGTGGTGCTGGCGGCGGCTGGGATGGTACCGCACGTGGTACGGGCGAGGCCCTGACAAATGCAGGTTTGGTGGGTACGGCATCTTACGAAAACATGTCAGGTGGTGGTGGCGGCAAAGCCATCGGCTATCTGATTGAAAACGCCGACAGCAACCATGGAACGCTGATGGTGAACTCAACACCGATCGTGATCCGTTCACTGACCGGCGTGTTCCCGCATAACTTCCGCGACCTGACTCTGGTCTCGGGCACCATCGGTGACTATGCCGCAATCGTTGTGGGCAAAGACAGCCCCATCAACTCGATGGATGATCTGCTTGCCGCCTTTGACGCCGATCCGGGTGGGACTGCGATCGGTGGTGGTTCGGTGCCTGGCGGTATGGACCACTTGGTGGCCGCGATGGTGATGGAAGCCGCGGGTAAGGATGCACTCGGGGTGAAATACATCCCGTATGACGCGGGCGGCAAAGCCATGGCAGCCCTGCTTTCGGGCGAGATCGCGGCGCTGTCCACTGGTTTCTCAGAAGCCGTTGATCTGGCGAACGCAGGCGAGGTCAAAATCATCGGCGTGACGTCGGAAGAGCGCGTTGATGCCGCTCCGGATGCGATGACCATGAAGGAACAAGGCATCGACACCACCTTTGTGAACTGGCGTGGCTTCTTTGCAGCCCCCGGACTGCCCGAAGATAAGCTGGCCGCCTATCAGGCCGCGATTGCCAAGATGTATGACACCCCGGAATGGGAAGAAGTTCGCGCACGTAACGGTTGGGTGAATATCCACAACTCGGGCGACGACTTCCAGTCATTCCTGGAGCAGCAGGAACAGCAGATCGGCGATCTGATGAAAAAGCTGGGCTTCCTCTGA
- a CDS encoding response regulator transcription factor gives MKFLLVEDNPDLANAICSRMRLDGHVVDHAANLDDATGFVETQDYDLILLDIMLPDGDGRDFLKRHRAGNRDTPVIVLTARSQVSDRIGSLDLGADDYVTKPFDHAELEARCRAVLRRKSGNARTRIEVGGIVFDPLAGHLTVGDQTVSLRNRELRLLELFINAPGQVFSKQKLTDRLFSYDDMVSDNAIEVYVARLRKHLEPSELKITTLRGLGYRLDHAT, from the coding sequence ATGAAATTCTTGCTTGTTGAAGACAACCCAGACCTTGCTAACGCGATCTGTTCTCGGATGAGGTTGGACGGACATGTTGTTGATCATGCGGCAAATTTGGATGATGCGACGGGTTTTGTAGAAACCCAGGACTATGACCTGATCCTGCTGGACATCATGCTGCCAGACGGGGATGGGCGTGACTTTCTGAAACGACACCGCGCGGGCAATCGGGACACCCCTGTCATTGTTCTGACGGCCCGCAGTCAGGTATCGGATCGAATCGGATCGCTGGATCTGGGGGCGGATGACTATGTGACAAAGCCCTTCGACCATGCCGAACTTGAAGCCCGCTGCCGGGCCGTATTGCGGCGAAAATCTGGGAACGCAAGAACACGGATCGAAGTGGGGGGCATCGTGTTCGATCCGCTGGCAGGCCACCTGACTGTCGGCGACCAGACGGTTTCTCTGCGCAACCGTGAACTGCGGCTGCTGGAGTTGTTCATCAATGCGCCGGGTCAGGTATTTTCCAAGCAAAAACTGACAGATCGACTGTTTTCTTATGACGACATGGTGTCGGACAACGCGATCGAGGTTTACGTGGCCCGTCTACGCAAACATCTTGAGCCATCTGAACTGAAGATCACGACACTTCGCGGTCTGGGGTACAGGTTGGATCATGCCACTTGA